Genomic DNA from Edaphobacter lichenicola:
CTCCTCATAGCGAGTCCCCACCCTATATCCCGGATTGAGACTAAGCTCCTCGCGCTTCCTCCACACGCTGGAATCGGTCTCCGCAAGTACCTCCCCATCAGCCTCATTCGCGCGATCAAGCTCAGCCGAGAGCGTAGCATTGCTGTTCACCTTCTTGCGCTCCGCCTCGATGTCCGCAAAGCTCGCATAGCCGCTCAGAAACAGGACCCGCGGTCTCCCCGAAAGAGAGCTCATCGCGACATAGTGGTCCGTAGCCTTCGCATCAGCCATAGCCTTTGAAAAGGCTCCCTCGGTCTTCTCATGGGCCTCACCCTCCTTGCCCGGCTTGGTGAACTCTCTCTGAATCGTCAATATCTTCGGAGTCATAAGCACCTTGTCTTGCGCTAAGACAGGCACCGTGGCGCTGCCTACAAAAGCAACGAACAACACAGACAATGCAGTACATTGAGAACAAATTGATAGCTTCATACGATCTTTTCTCCTGGATGGAAGCGTGAGAGAAGCAGAGGCGGTGCGCAGACTACGAACTCCTCTGGTGTCTTCGCGAGAGGTATATCGGGCTGCAATGCGGACAGGCACGCCTGGATCGAAATCCTCAGCCGGCCTGCCCGGGAACGAGTCTTTCCCCGGAGCCTGGAAGCAAGTGTCAAAATTAGTGCGGCTAATAGTAGGAACTTCAAGGCAAGAAAGCAATCAAATTTCCGCTCCCCACCCCCTCTCAGACGGCCCGCACACCGCACCCGTAGCAGCGAGCCACCGAACCTCAGCCCAGCCAACCTGTTAGCGCACGCCGTCCCAGCGTCGACACGGGCGACCGTGATCCTCCGTCAATCCCCGCCAATCCCGCAGACTCCACCCCATTCCCTATAATGGAAGAACGGGGCATGACACAAACTCAAATAGCCACCACCGCCCTTCTCACCGCGGCCACCACCGCCGCAGGAGTCCTCACCTACGCCGCTCTCTCGGCTCAGTCTCAACTCTTCGGCAAGCTTCTCATCGCCAGCGATAATCCCAACCAGATCGCCCTCACCTACGATGACGGCCCCAACGACATCGTCACCGAACGCCTCCTCGAAGTCCTCGCCCGCCATCAAACCCGCGCAACCTTCTTCCTCATCGGCCGTTATGTCGAGCAGCGCCCCGCCATCGCCCGCGCCATCGCCACCGCAGGACATCTCATCGGCAACCACACCATGACCCATCCCTGGCTGGCCTGGCAGTCGCCCGCCCGCATCCGCGAAGAGCTCACGCGCTGCAGCGCCGCCATCGAAGACTCACTCGGCATCCCTGTCCGCTACTTCCGCGCCCCCCACGGCGCCCGCCGCCCCGCAGTCCTCCGCATCGCCCACGAGCTCGGCCTCACCCCGGTCCAGTGGAACATCCTCCCGGGCGATTGGCTGTCCCTCCCCGCCCGCGAGATCGCAGACCGAACGCTCCGTGGAATTCTCCGCAACCAACGCCAAAACCGTTCATCCAATATCGTGCTGCACGACGGCGGACAGGCAGGTCTCGGCCAGCCGCGTCTGCCCAGCGTCGAAGCCACATCCCTGATTCTTCAGCACTACAGAAACCAAAAAGAAATCAGCTTCGTCACAGTAGATTCCTGGACATAGAGCAACGCCGCAATTGATGCAGAGTCGCTAGCCTTTTTGTTTTGTCATTCCCGAAGGGAATCTGCGTTTGCAGTCAACACCATCAGGCAAATTGCCAGATTCCCCAATAGATTTCCAGACAGATTCCCACGCAGATTCCAGACCGACTCCAGTCAAATTCTGGCCTCCGATCCCCACCCGATCCCGTACCATGGCAACACCCGAGAGGAACTCCGAATGAGCACAACCGCCAATCCGGCCGCGGCCCAGCAGAATCCCGTCCTCGATCCCGAACTCCCAGCACCGTTATCGATGGGCGATGTCCTGCGCGTCCCCATGATGCGCCGCCTCTGGTACGCCCAGATCATCTCAGTCTTCGGCGACTTCCTCGCCCTCTTCGCCGTCATCAACGTCCTCACCTTCAAGCTCCATGCCACCGCCCAGCAGGTCACCGGCGTGCAGATCGCCTACATGCTCCCCATCGCGGTCCTAGGCATCCTCGCCGGAGTCTTCGTCGACCGCTGGCCCCTCAAGCGCACCATGGTCTCAAGCGACTCCATCCGCGCGGCCCTCTGCCTCCTTCTCATCTTCGCCACGCAGATCTGGCACTTCTACGCGATCCTCGCCGCCATCAGCGTCATCTCCAGCTTCTTCGGCCCCGCGCAGGGTGTCGCCATCCGCTCCGCAGTCCCACTGCACGGCCTGCGCTCCGCAAACGCACTCATGCAGCAGGTCATGTTCGGGATGCGAATTGTAGGCCCCGCCATCGCCGGCCTCATGGTCTCCTACCTCGGCTCCGTCAGCTGCTACGCCTTCGACTCGGCCAGCTTCGTAGGCTCCGCGCTACTGATCGCCTCCGTCTCCTTCCTGACCGCGCCAACCGCAAAAGCTGCCGCAGCAGCACCCGATGCCCAAAGCACCTCCGCCATCGGCAAAGTGTGGCTCGACATGAAGCAGGGCATCAACTTCATCGTGCACCACGCCGGCCTCTTGTTTGTCATTCTGGCGATGGCCGCAGGCATGTTCGTCATCGGCTGCTTCGGTCCGCTGATCGCCATCTACGTCCGCGACTCGCTCCACGCATCAACAAAATCCTTTGCCATCGCCTCAGCGATGATCGGCCTCGGCATGCTGGTCGGCATCAACGGCCTCAACACCTTCGGCAAAAATCTGAAGGACACACTCCTCGTCTACTCCGGTCTCTGCGGCATCGCAGCGGGTCTTGTGATTCTCACCCTGCTTCCCCACCTCTGGTCGACGATCCTCGGCAACCTGATCATCGGCTTCTCCGTAGCAGGAATCGTAGTCCCCTCTCAGACGCTCTTTCAGAAGGCGACCCCGCCGGAACTCATGGGCCGAGTCGGCTCCACCTTCATGTCGATCGTCTTCACCGCCCAGATCTCCGGCCTTGTCCTCTCCGGCATCCTCACCCAGCACATGGGCGTACGGAAGGTCTTCGCCCTCTGCGCCGCCATGCTCGTCGTCCTGATGGCAGCAGGCAAAATCTGGATGGAGCCAAAACCCGCAGTCACACAGCCTGCCTGAACTCCCCACTCAGGCAGGCTGCCACACCTGTATGACCCGGCCCACTGGACAGTTCGGTCGAGGATAGCTTCCAAGGAGCCTACAATTCACACCCAATCGACTTAGGAAAGATCTTTTGCAGATTGAGTGTGCGTCATCATCACCCGTAACCTGTTCCGCGGTCGGAATGGCACCACAAGATTCAATTTACTTCGACTTTCAGCTATCGTCAGCTATCCTTGGGAATCAGCATTTCGACAGTTGACCACGTACCCCGCGGAGCCTCAATGCGTGTTGTGCCTGCTGTAGTCCTCTGTGTTCCATTGACGAGTTTGCTCTTCCTTCTCACTGGCTGCTCGTCAAGCCCCAGCGCCGCGACACCTCCACCCACACCCACCCCAGGCAATAGCCTCACGGTCAGCGGCAGCGTTCACCATGGCCAAATGCCCATCTCCGGCGCCCATGTTTATCTCTTCGCAGCCAACACCACCGGCTACGGCCAGTCCTCTGTCTCACTGCTCGACGCTTCCTTAACCGGTGCCTCCGATTCCATTGGCGCATACGTCACGACTGCTGCTGACGGCAGCTTTTCAATGGACAGTGGCTATTCTTGCGTCGCCAACTCGCAGGTCTATCTTTACGCTCTGGGCGGCAATACGGGACCGGGTGTGAATTCTGCCTCTGGACTCATGGCTGAACTCGGCAACTGCCACAACTCCGGCAACTTCAACAGCTCTGCGCCAGTCATCTGGGTTAACGAGGTCTCCACTGTCGCCGCAGCCTACGCCATGGCTGGCTTCGCGGCGGACGCCACTCACGTCTCCAGTTCCGGCACCTTGCTTGCCCGCACGGGCATTGCAAACGCCTTTGCCAACGCGGCTAATCTCGCCGCCATCTCCAGCGGTGCAGCACTCGCTACCACACCTGCTGGCAACGGCACGGTCCCGCAGAGCACCATCAACACACTCGCCGATATTCTCGGGGCCTGCATCGGCTCCATCGGTCCGTCATCGAAGGCTTGCAGCACGCTCTTGATAAATGCCCCTTCCAGCGGGTCCAATGGCACTCTGCCGACCGACACCGCAACCGCAGCGATCAATATTGCCCATAACCCAGCCAGCAACGTCGCCACGCTTTACGCGCTGGCTGCGGCAACACCGCTCTTCAGCCCCACCCTGACGACCCAGCCTAATGACTTCACGGTCGGCCTCAACTTCACGGGGAGTGGCCTCTCGGAGTCTCAACGGATTGTTATTGACGGCTCCGGCAACGCCTGGGTCATCAACACGTCGAGCGTCACCGAGTTCTCCAGTTCAGGCTCTGCACTCTCAGGGGCCAATGGATTTACGGCAGGTGGCATCAACAACCCCCAAGGCATCGCCATCGACAATAACGGCAATGCCTGGATCGCTAATACTTTCGGCGGGAACGTCGTTAAACTCTCCAGCTCGGGTTCGGTCCTCTCTGGTGTCAATGGATACATCGGCATTGGTGGCGTAGGTAATCCCGAATCAATAGCTATAGACAGCTCCGGCAATGCCTGGATCGCAAATTTTTTCACTACTGTCAGCGAACTCTCCAACTCGGGCACGGCGATCTCACCAGTCAACGGATTCACAGGCGGCGGCCTGAATTACCTCAGAACTATCGCTATCAGCGGCCCGGGTAGTGTCTGGATTGTGAGTCAGGCCAGCAATACTGTCACCGAACTATCGAATTCAGGCGCCGTACTTTCAGGACCCAATGGCTACACGGGCGGCGGCATCAGTGAGCCCTGGGAGATGGCGCTCGATAACTCGGGAAATGCCTGGATAGCCAACGGCACCGGGAATAGCATCACCAAGCTGTCCAGTTCCGGTTCTTTCCTTTCGGGGCCAACTGGATTCACTGGTGGGGGTCTCTATTCGCCCACTGGCATCGCGATTGATGGCGCCGGGAACGCATGGATCGCGAACTTTTTCGGGAGTAGCGTTGTCGAGCTCTCGAACTCCGGCTCCATTCTGTCGGGGAGCAAAGGCTATACAGGCGGCGGCGTGAATCCGGACGCGATTGCCATCGACTGTTCCGGCAATGTCTGGACCACCAATGGCGATAGTGTAACGGAGATTATCGGCGCCGCCACGCCCGTCGTGACGCCGCTCGTCGCCAACCTAATGGCGCCATACTCGGCTCCAGCCAGCAAGCCCTGACCTTTTGTTGCCCCGATGCAGTTTTGCTGAGGGCGCTACAAAGTCAGCTTTCGGCAACGACGAAGTAATGCTGGCCGACCTACCGAATTCGCACTCGGCGGATCACTCTCAACGTGCCGTCTTCTTTCGTCGCCGCTGCTCGCTCTCCCTCATCATCTCGTTCAAATCCGCAACCGGCCGTATCTCAATCGGTCCAAGCCCATACTTAAATCCTGGAAGCTGCGAGACAAGCTGAATGGCGTGATTGAGGTCTCGCGCTTCAAGAATTTGAAGGCCGCCGAGCTGTTCCTTGGTCTCCGCATAGGGGCCGTCGGTCGTCACGACTTTGCCGTTTTTCCAGTACAGGGTCAACGCGGTCGCCGGAGACTGAAGAGGTACTTCGGCAACAAGATGTCCGTTACCGCGCAGATGGTCGTTGTGCTCAAAACATTCGTCGAACACTGCGTTTCGCTCGTTCTCGGTCATCCCTTCGAATTTTCCTGGCTCGATATATCCCAGACAGATGTACTTCACAATTCTTCCCTGTTTCCTGTGACTCAGAGAGCCGTAGCTCATCGTTCTGTTATCAGAGAGTCGTTCGGGAGACCCAAAAGACCGAAGATCGACCCGTC
This window encodes:
- a CDS encoding YciI family protein, whose amino-acid sequence is MSYGSLSHRKQGRIVKYICLGYIEPGKFEGMTENERNAVFDECFEHNDHLRGNGHLVAEVPLQSPATALTLYWKNGKVVTTDGPYAETKEQLGGLQILEARDLNHAIQLVSQLPGFKYGLGPIEIRPVADLNEMMRESEQRRRKKTAR
- a CDS encoding MFS transporter, whose amino-acid sequence is MSTTANPAAAQQNPVLDPELPAPLSMGDVLRVPMMRRLWYAQIISVFGDFLALFAVINVLTFKLHATAQQVTGVQIAYMLPIAVLGILAGVFVDRWPLKRTMVSSDSIRAALCLLLIFATQIWHFYAILAAISVISSFFGPAQGVAIRSAVPLHGLRSANALMQQVMFGMRIVGPAIAGLMVSYLGSVSCYAFDSASFVGSALLIASVSFLTAPTAKAAAAAPDAQSTSAIGKVWLDMKQGINFIVHHAGLLFVILAMAAGMFVIGCFGPLIAIYVRDSLHASTKSFAIASAMIGLGMLVGINGLNTFGKNLKDTLLVYSGLCGIAAGLVILTLLPHLWSTILGNLIIGFSVAGIVVPSQTLFQKATPPELMGRVGSTFMSIVFTAQISGLVLSGILTQHMGVRKVFALCAAMLVVLMAAGKIWMEPKPAVTQPA
- a CDS encoding polysaccharide deacetylase family protein is translated as MTQTQIATTALLTAATTAAGVLTYAALSAQSQLFGKLLIASDNPNQIALTYDDGPNDIVTERLLEVLARHQTRATFFLIGRYVEQRPAIARAIATAGHLIGNHTMTHPWLAWQSPARIREELTRCSAAIEDSLGIPVRYFRAPHGARRPAVLRIAHELGLTPVQWNILPGDWLSLPAREIADRTLRGILRNQRQNRSSNIVLHDGGQAGLGQPRLPSVEATSLILQHYRNQKEISFVTVDSWT
- a CDS encoding NHL repeat-containing protein, coding for MRVVPAVVLCVPLTSLLFLLTGCSSSPSAATPPPTPTPGNSLTVSGSVHHGQMPISGAHVYLFAANTTGYGQSSVSLLDASLTGASDSIGAYVTTAADGSFSMDSGYSCVANSQVYLYALGGNTGPGVNSASGLMAELGNCHNSGNFNSSAPVIWVNEVSTVAAAYAMAGFAADATHVSSSGTLLARTGIANAFANAANLAAISSGAALATTPAGNGTVPQSTINTLADILGACIGSIGPSSKACSTLLINAPSSGSNGTLPTDTATAAINIAHNPASNVATLYALAAATPLFSPTLTTQPNDFTVGLNFTGSGLSESQRIVIDGSGNAWVINTSSVTEFSSSGSALSGANGFTAGGINNPQGIAIDNNGNAWIANTFGGNVVKLSSSGSVLSGVNGYIGIGGVGNPESIAIDSSGNAWIANFFTTVSELSNSGTAISPVNGFTGGGLNYLRTIAISGPGSVWIVSQASNTVTELSNSGAVLSGPNGYTGGGISEPWEMALDNSGNAWIANGTGNSITKLSSSGSFLSGPTGFTGGGLYSPTGIAIDGAGNAWIANFFGSSVVELSNSGSILSGSKGYTGGGVNPDAIAIDCSGNVWTTNGDSVTEIIGAATPVVTPLVANLMAPYSAPASKP